From Streptomyces cyaneogriseus subsp. noncyanogenus, the proteins below share one genomic window:
- a CDS encoding NACHT domain-containing protein → MYAIRSYYAELDQAAEALAAMVRRQWTEEAAAQGLLDPHPLAVRWRSGQAEAGDHVRMVGRTMAGRSDDIHAFATAFRALPHRRLVILGEPGAGKTTLATLLVRELLRAPEPGEPVPVLLDLAPWNPRKEPLPEWMARRIHEDYPALRNHETYGRDAARKLVAEGRVLPVLDGLDELPADLRPSALTAVNHAIALHEPLVLTSRRAEYHRLVEETDVITAAAVVVAEPVEAADVADYLRSAVPPRRIAAWQPVLDALTRRPDSAVAQALSVPLNVWLARIVYSSPGTDPTELVHGTDADGLRCQLLDALVPAVFSAEATASDPSAPDARRTAASRWNPDEARTALGFLARHIARQGTDDIAWWELHRALRPNPAGPLSGPVAGAMVGLGAGGMAGEYYHWVLAPLPRLVCFLTVTLATAVAATVVTRLAWVADRRTPAGTPHEPLPHGHPRGRWHGVVESARRLGTGCLVVLPLSLAVGAVTEHWARAVDPAEEELEIGVVPYTGVRAGAAWVLFMALLALAVLGVSLLRRRARGQPHDAAGRVARLRRVLAFVLLYWLGAGLAGALSYLSVRQAAGRSVTDVSFIDPLGDLGLVGQDATYHSCIFLLIVGIMAGLDPTVGSSRPARLDFRAPRRLLWTMLPACLGRGMLLGIGLGVSLSFVEPWSAHLPWWERFTTTGALGVFFGVLFGAGLAILRWAHVPAALEQETPRSTLEGDRTVAAALMVFALVPLLAKWIITVQADLAESDEPGVQVLAYSLLTPEANLSVGLAAGLLAVSSTAYFAYRETSLRLAAARRLPRHPVAFMEDARLLHVLRQVGPVYQFCHAEFKDRLVSGVTAPDDPARPGAARV, encoded by the coding sequence ATGTATGCTATACGAAGTTATTACGCGGAGCTGGACCAGGCCGCCGAGGCGCTCGCCGCGATGGTGCGCCGCCAGTGGACGGAGGAGGCCGCCGCGCAGGGCCTGCTGGACCCGCACCCGCTGGCCGTGCGCTGGCGCAGCGGCCAGGCCGAGGCCGGCGACCATGTGCGGATGGTCGGCCGCACCATGGCCGGCCGCAGCGACGACATCCACGCCTTCGCCACGGCCTTCCGCGCCCTGCCGCACCGGCGGCTGGTCATCCTCGGCGAACCCGGAGCCGGCAAGACGACCCTGGCCACCCTGCTCGTGCGGGAACTCCTGCGCGCCCCGGAGCCCGGGGAGCCGGTCCCGGTGCTGCTGGACCTGGCACCGTGGAACCCCCGCAAGGAGCCGCTGCCGGAGTGGATGGCACGCCGCATCCACGAGGACTACCCGGCACTGCGCAACCACGAGACCTACGGCCGGGACGCCGCCCGCAAACTGGTCGCCGAGGGCCGCGTCCTGCCCGTCCTGGACGGCCTCGACGAACTCCCCGCCGACCTGCGGCCCAGCGCGCTGACCGCCGTCAACCACGCCATCGCCCTGCACGAGCCGCTCGTCCTCACCTCCCGCCGGGCCGAGTACCACCGGCTGGTCGAAGAGACCGACGTGATCACCGCCGCCGCCGTCGTCGTTGCCGAACCGGTGGAAGCGGCGGACGTGGCGGACTACCTGCGCAGCGCCGTCCCGCCCCGGCGCATCGCCGCGTGGCAGCCGGTCCTCGACGCCCTCACGCGCCGCCCCGACAGCGCCGTCGCCCAGGCCCTGTCGGTGCCGCTGAACGTCTGGCTCGCCCGCATCGTGTACTCCTCCCCGGGCACCGACCCCACCGAGCTGGTCCACGGCACCGACGCGGACGGCCTGCGGTGCCAACTCCTCGACGCGCTGGTCCCCGCGGTCTTCTCCGCGGAAGCGACCGCGTCGGACCCCTCGGCCCCCGACGCCCGCCGCACCGCCGCCTCCCGCTGGAACCCCGACGAGGCCCGGACGGCACTGGGCTTCCTCGCCCGTCACATCGCACGCCAGGGCACCGACGACATCGCCTGGTGGGAACTGCACCGGGCGCTGCGCCCGAACCCGGCCGGGCCGCTGTCCGGACCGGTGGCCGGAGCGATGGTCGGACTGGGCGCGGGGGGCATGGCGGGGGAGTACTACCACTGGGTGCTCGCACCGCTCCCGCGGCTGGTCTGCTTCCTGACCGTCACGCTCGCCACGGCCGTCGCGGCCACGGTGGTGACCCGGCTCGCCTGGGTGGCCGACCGGAGGACACCGGCGGGGACGCCGCACGAGCCCCTGCCGCACGGTCACCCGCGCGGCCGGTGGCACGGCGTCGTGGAGTCGGCCCGCCGGCTGGGCACCGGATGCCTCGTCGTCCTGCCGCTCTCCCTCGCGGTGGGGGCGGTGACCGAGCACTGGGCGCGGGCGGTCGACCCCGCGGAGGAGGAACTGGAGATCGGGGTGGTGCCGTACACCGGGGTCCGGGCGGGAGCCGCCTGGGTCCTGTTCATGGCGCTGCTGGCCCTGGCCGTGCTCGGTGTCTCACTGCTGCGCCGGCGGGCCCGGGGGCAGCCGCACGACGCGGCCGGCCGCGTGGCCCGGCTGCGCAGGGTCCTCGCGTTCGTCCTGCTCTACTGGCTGGGCGCCGGACTCGCCGGGGCTCTGTCGTACCTGTCCGTCCGGCAGGCGGCCGGACGGTCCGTCACGGACGTCTCGTTCATCGACCCGCTCGGGGACCTGGGCCTCGTCGGCCAGGACGCGACGTACCACTCCTGCATCTTCCTGCTGATCGTCGGCATCATGGCGGGACTGGACCCGACCGTCGGCTCCTCCCGTCCGGCCCGGCTGGACTTCCGGGCCCCGAGGCGACTGCTGTGGACCATGCTCCCCGCGTGCCTGGGCCGGGGGATGCTGCTGGGCATCGGCCTGGGGGTCTCGCTGTCCTTCGTGGAACCGTGGAGCGCCCATCTGCCCTGGTGGGAGAGGTTCACCACGACCGGCGCCCTCGGGGTCTTCTTCGGTGTCCTGTTCGGGGCCGGGCTGGCGATCCTGCGCTGGGCCCATGTTCCCGCCGCCCTGGAACAGGAGACTCCGCGGTCCACCCTGGAGGGCGACCGCACCGTCGCCGCCGCGCTCATGGTGTTCGCGCTGGTGCCCCTCCTGGCCAAATGGATCATCACGGTCCAGGCGGACCTGGCCGAGAGCGACGAACCGGGCGTGCAGGTCCTCGCCTACTCGCTGCTGACCCCGGAAGCCAACCTGTCCGTAGGGCTCGCCGCC